In the Desulfuromonas sp. DDH964 genome, TCTGATTCCTTCGTCATCGATGCCGCCACCGTGGTTACCCCCGAAGCGGTCCTCCCGGAATGTTCCGTGCGGGTAGAACAGGGGCGCATCGCCGAACTGCGCCCGGGGGGGAGTTTCAACGGCAGTGACCCGCACCTCGACGCCCGGGGCAAACATCTCTTCCCCGGTTTTATCGACCTGCACTGCGACGCCATCGAAAAGCAGATCGAGCCGCGACCAAACACCTTCTTCCCGGTCGATATTGCCATTCACGAACTCGACAAGAAGCTGGCCGCCTGCGGGGTCACCACCATTTTCCACTCCCTTTCCTTCGCTGAGCTGGAGGTCGGCCTGCGCTCCAACGGGATGGCCGCGAAAATCGTCCGGGAGGTCAATCGCCAGGCGCCCACCCTGCGGATCAACACCCGTGTCCATACCCGCTTTGAGGTGACCGACGGCGGGGCCGTTCCGATCCTTCAGGAGCTGATTCGTGGCGGCGAGGTGGGGCTCTTTTCGCTGATGGATCATACTCCTGGCCAAGGGCAGTTCCGGGAGGTGGCGAGCTTCAAGAACTACTATGGCCCGGTCTATGCCAAGACCGAGGAGGAGATGGACCGGATCATCGCCCGCAAACAGCAGGCCCAGAACGGCGATGCCCTGACCAGGATCGGGAGGCTCACCGACTGTTGCCGGGAGCACCTCGTAGCGCTCGCCTCCCATGACGACGATTGCGCCGCCAAACTCGACTGGCTGCAGCAGCTGGGGGTCGGAATGAGCGAGTTCCCCGTCAACCTGGCCGCGGCCCGGGCGGCCCGCGATCGCGGTATCACGGTAATCCTCGGGGCCCCGAATGTCCTGCGCGGCTCCTCCCAGGGGGGGAACCTCAGCGCCCGCGAGGCCCTGGCCGAGGGTTGCGGCGAGATCCTCTGTTCCGACTACGCACCCCAGACGCTGCTGCATGCGGTGCTCACCCTCGATCGGCTGGGCCTGAAGCCCCTGCATGAAGCGGTCAACCTGGTGAGCCGCAACCCGGCCCAGGCCGTCGGGATCGGAGCCAAAACCGGAGCCCTGGTCGAGGGCCTGGCTGCCGACCTGCAGCTGCTCGACCTGGCCCAGGGCTTCCCCCGGGTCCTCAAAACCTTTGTCGGTGGCCTGGAGGTGTATGGGTCATGCTGAAAATCGGCAGTCAAATCAATGAAGTGCGGGTAGACGGGGACCTCGATGCGCTGCGTCGGGATCTGGAGGCCTTTGCCGATTTCGGCCTGGAGGCGGTCGAAATCCCGGTACATGGACTCGACGCCATCCGCAACGGGAAACTGCACCGGCCGACCCTGCTGGCCGCCCGCCAGCTCGTCGAGGCCTTTCCCTTCGCCTACAGCGTCCACGCCCCCAACCCCTTGAACCTGATGACCAGGGAGCGCTTTGATCTCCATGTCGCCGTCTTCAGAGCAACGCTGGAGTTTGCCACCGAAATCGGGGCCCAGGCCGTGGTCTACCACCCGGGACGCTATCTGTCCGAGGAGGCCTTTGCCGTCAGTCCCGGCTCGCCCCAGGTCGCCGAAGATGAAAAACGCCGCCTCCTGGAACGGGAGGCGGCGACCCTGCAGAATCTGGCCGCGGAATTTCCCGAGCTCTGCATCGCCATGGAGAACGCCCGTCCCTACCGCGGCCATTCCCCCTACTGCTACGCGGAAAAACCGGTTGAACTCAAGGCCCAGGTTCGGCGCATCGCCAGGGAGAACGTGCGCGTCGCTCTCGATACTGGCCATCTGCAGATGGCCGCCCGCTTCTATGACCTCGACCCCGCCGCCGAGGCCGGCCATCTGTCCGGTCTGATCGCCCATTGCCATGTCCACGACAACTTCGGCGATCCAGTCTATGCCAGCGAAAAGCTGCAGACCCACCAGCTCCCTTTTGGCCGCGGCGATTCGCATATGCCGGTCGGCTGGGGCGGCATCGATTTCGCCGGGATCCTGGCTTCGCTCCTGCCCGATTACGCCGGACTGCTGATAACCGAACTTCGATCCCGCTATTTCCGCCACACCCGTGAATCGGTACAGAACCTCGCGGCCATCGTCGCCAGGTTGAGACAGGAAACGGAGGAGCACCGGTTGACCGCCAGGAGGTGACATGCAACCGACCGTCGTCATTACCCACTGGGTCCATCCAGAGGTCATCGATTTCCTGGCGTCCCGCTGCCGGGTGGTTCCCAACCAGAGCCGGGAAACCCTGCCGCGGGAGGAGATTTTGCGGCGGGCGGCCCGGGCCGAAGGACTGATGACGTTCATGCCCGACCAGATCGACGCCGGATTTCTCCGTGCCTGTCCGCGGCTCCGGGTGATCGGCGCAGCCCTCAAGGGGTACGACAATATCGACGCCGACGCCTGTCTGGCCGCCGGCGTAAAACTGAATATCGTCAGCGACCTCCTTACCGCCCCGACCGCCGAGCTCGCAGTCGGTCTGCTCCTGGCCCTGATCCGCCAGGTGCGGTCTGGCGACAGTCTGGTCCGTTCCGGGGGCTTCAGCGGCTGGCGGCCGATTTTCTATGGCTCCGGCCTGGTCGGCAGCACCGTCGGGCTGGTCGGCATGGGCGCCATCGGTCAGGCGATCGCCCGGCGGCTGGCCGGGTTCGAGGCGCGCTTGCTCTACGCTGACCCCCGTCCGCTGGCCGGCCACCAGGCCGCGGTCCTCGGCGTCGAGCGCCGCAACCTGCCGCTCTTGGTCGCCGAATGCGACCACCTGCTGCTCAGTGTCCCGCTGCTGCCCCAAACCCGGCGTTTGTTCGATTCGGGCCTGTTGTCCCGGGTCAAGCCGGGCTGCTATCTGGTCAACGTCGGCCGCGGCTCGGTATTCGACGAGGCGGCAGTGGCGGCGGCCCTGGCCAGCGGCCGACTCGGCGGCTTTGCCGCCGATGTCTTCGCCTTCGAAGACTGGACCCTCCCCGACCGGCCCACTGCCATTCACCCGGCGCTCCTCGCTTTGCCGGAGAAGACTCTCTTTACCCCCCATCTCGGCTCGGCGACCGACATGGCACG is a window encoding:
- a CDS encoding alpha-D-ribose 1-methylphosphonate 5-triphosphate diphosphatase, with amino-acid sequence MSDSFVIDAATVVTPEAVLPECSVRVEQGRIAELRPGGSFNGSDPHLDARGKHLFPGFIDLHCDAIEKQIEPRPNTFFPVDIAIHELDKKLAACGVTTIFHSLSFAELEVGLRSNGMAAKIVREVNRQAPTLRINTRVHTRFEVTDGGAVPILQELIRGGEVGLFSLMDHTPGQGQFREVASFKNYYGPVYAKTEEEMDRIIARKQQAQNGDALTRIGRLTDCCREHLVALASHDDDCAAKLDWLQQLGVGMSEFPVNLAAARAARDRGITVILGAPNVLRGSSQGGNLSAREALAEGCGEILCSDYAPQTLLHAVLTLDRLGLKPLHEAVNLVSRNPAQAVGIGAKTGALVEGLAADLQLLDLAQGFPRVLKTFVGGLEVYGSC
- a CDS encoding sugar phosphate isomerase/epimerase family protein; the encoded protein is MLKIGSQINEVRVDGDLDALRRDLEAFADFGLEAVEIPVHGLDAIRNGKLHRPTLLAARQLVEAFPFAYSVHAPNPLNLMTRERFDLHVAVFRATLEFATEIGAQAVVYHPGRYLSEEAFAVSPGSPQVAEDEKRRLLEREAATLQNLAAEFPELCIAMENARPYRGHSPYCYAEKPVELKAQVRRIARENVRVALDTGHLQMAARFYDLDPAAEAGHLSGLIAHCHVHDNFGDPVYASEKLQTHQLPFGRGDSHMPVGWGGIDFAGILASLLPDYAGLLITELRSRYFRHTRESVQNLAAIVARLRQETEEHRLTARR
- a CDS encoding NAD(P)-dependent oxidoreductase, whose translation is MQPTVVITHWVHPEVIDFLASRCRVVPNQSRETLPREEILRRAARAEGLMTFMPDQIDAGFLRACPRLRVIGAALKGYDNIDADACLAAGVKLNIVSDLLTAPTAELAVGLLLALIRQVRSGDSLVRSGGFSGWRPIFYGSGLVGSTVGLVGMGAIGQAIARRLAGFEARLLYADPRPLAGHQAAVLGVERRNLPLLVAECDHLLLSVPLLPQTRRLFDSGLLSRVKPGCYLVNVGRGSVFDEAAVAAALASGRLGGFAADVFAFEDWTLPDRPTAIHPALLALPEKTLFTPHLGSATDMARRAIALDAANSILAGLADAPVAGPA